TAGTTACTAAATTACTACAATTTTTTGTTTTTGCTACTAGGGCGAAAGTGTGTGTTGATGTTGGCACATTTACAGCGATGTCTGCAATTGCGATGGCTGAGGCTGCGCCAGGTACTAAAGTTTATACTATAGATAGACCTAATCAGGTAGGTGAGCAGCTTGCAAAAAAGTTCATTGCTAAATATCCAAATATTGAATATTGCCAAGGTAATGCTATAGACATCTTACCAACTTTACCAAATCAAATAGATATTGCTTTTATTGATGCTGATAAAAAACAGACACAAGAATATTTCGACATTTTAGTGACTAAACTAGCTGATGCTGGTGTAATCATAGTCGATGACATCCTCTGGCGAGGTGAGGTTTTGCAACCTCAAGACAAGCGCGCTAAAGCCCTAGACAATTTTAATAAATATGTAAATCAACGCGATGATCTAGAAACATTAGTCTTACCTATTCGTCATGGTATCAATATCATAAGAAAAAGAACTTAGAAATATCGATGAGAAAAATAATATTAATTTTTGTGTTTATTCTGCAGTTTTGTTTTATTACAGCTTATGCAGCTAGATGTGACAGTGTAAATATTGATGGTGTCAAGTGGTATCATGATTCAGATGAAAAAAGAGCAATCTATCTAGAGATCTATAATTTAGCGGCACATAGGATAAAGCATCAGGTTAAAAAAGAGCAACTAGAAAAAGGTACATGGGGCGTTATCTTAGACGTTGATGAAACAACTTTAGAT
This Francisella opportunistica DNA region includes the following protein-coding sequences:
- a CDS encoding O-methyltransferase, with product MQNTQSFFKMLISMRQNQFTQDNIWQYCLEHTSDLSDNLKQLSDYTRENIHGAQMLSGKIVTKLLQFFVFATRAKVCVDVGTFTAMSAIAMAEAAPGTKVYTIDRPNQVGEQLAKKFIAKYPNIEYCQGNAIDILPTLPNQIDIAFIDADKKQTQEYFDILVTKLADAGVIIVDDILWRGEVLQPQDKRAKALDNFNKYVNQRDDLETLVLPIRHGINIIRKRT